Proteins from one Cryptomeria japonica chromosome 4, Sugi_1.0, whole genome shotgun sequence genomic window:
- the LOC131077337 gene encoding uncharacterized protein LOC131077337 → MNNHWDALFGVKLTRKSSFPVVSVTCDKVSDKIALSIPNQVIDHNIDVMALILIGKFSGPTPNIDSVRIFDSWRWKIKGQVEVLDVPRGFFSFVFSCVEDILTIVCGGPWIIGRSSLTLRKWSPNMDMFDAFFETILVWVKLLGLPLKYWHEDIFKGIVGVFGELLSIDPMMTTRKRMVYARICVGVCRSKDLPSSVELVSKLGTIVKTIEIELLPYVFFLCKKVGHWAKKYPHNTKRDSNKGPLVSKPKLVDTEAQIKKGDFVHQKGPDGSHKTNKENIVQPFQNSEAKEIDQEEDNKESNHED, encoded by the coding sequence ATGAATAATCATTGGGATGCTTTATTTGGGGTTAAGCTAACTAGAAAGTCTTCCTTTCCTGTTGTCTCTGTCACTTGTGATAAGGTTAGCGATAAGATTGCTCTGTCTATCCCTAACCAGGTGATTGACCACAACATTGATGTCATGGCTCTCATCCTTATTGGAAAGTTCTCTGGGCCTACACCCAACATTGACTCAGTGAGGAtttttgatagttggaggtggaaGATTAAAGGGCAAGTTGAGGTTTTGGACGTCCCTCGCGGTTTTTTCTCCTTTGTGTTCTCATGCGTTGAGGATATTCTTACTATTGTTTGTGGTGGCCCTTGGATTATTGGGAGGTCCTCTTTAACCCTTAGGAAGTGGAGTCCAAATATGGACATGTTTGATGCCTTTTTTGAAACCATTCTTGTCTGGGTCAAGCTGTTAGGGCTTCCTCTGAAATATTGGCATGAAGATATTTTCAAGGGCATTGTTGGAGTGTTTGGGGAACTTCTATCCATTGATCCTATGATGACTACTAGGAAAAGAATGGTCTATGCCAGGATTTGTGTGGGGGTGTGTAGATCTAAGGATCTTCCTTCGTCAGTTGAACTGGTGTCAAAGTTGGGAACAATAGTTAAAACTATTGAGATTGAATTGTTAccttatgttttcttcttgtgcaAAAAGGTGGGCCACTGGGCAAAGAAATACCCTCACAATACTAAGAGAGATTCTAACAAAGGACCTCTTGTCTCGAAACCCAAACTTGTGGACACAGAAGCTCAGATTAAGAAGGGTGATTTTGTGCACCAAAAAGGGCCTGATGGGAGCCACAAAACCAATAAGGAAAATATTGTTCAACCTTTCCAGAATAGTGAAGCGAAAGAAATAGATCAAGAGGAAGACAACAAAGAGAGTAACCATGAAGATTAA